The segment ATAGATCATACCAGAAAAATTCCatcaattaattaattaatattttacaatatataaACCTGCGAAAAGTTGTCCGTTTTTAAAGACTTTGGGATGCAATGAAAACACCAAAACAGTTGCTTCTGATCCACCACTTCATGTCTTTGAAGACAGGAAACCAGTAGGTAAGAATGTTAGCGAAATCCAAAGATTTTTCACAGCGTCTCTCTAGTCTGATTAGCTCTAGCCGGTACCAGCAGGGGCCACACTCATCACACACACCAGCCCATCTGAAGTTGTTTAGTGAGCGTCTCCAAAGAGCTTAAGATACTTGGCTACCTGCTGGTCTTGGCAATACTTCcaaagagggagagagtgtgaaaaaagaaaaatgtgtaaagCACTGGGCCCAGTGATTTTTCTGTTTGAGTGTTTAACAATGGAGGGATCTGATTCAGACACAGGAGCCATGGTAACAGAGTTTGTGTCAGAATCATGGTATAGGTTTAGAGCATGCTTTGACTGGTGTTTGAGAATAAATGAAAAGATAATTGATACTGAGAAGCGATCTTTAACAGTATTTGGCAGAGAAGTGGAGCTATGTTGTAGATTTCAGTAACTAGTATaaatttaaacagttttttgCCTTTTGTGTACCCGCTGTCTCTTCATAAATATTACACAAACCCTTGACCTTATGgaacacacatttacatcatACAATTAATAAAAACCAACAGTTATTATGACAGCATTTCATTTGATATTTCCTGTCGAAACAAAATCGGTAAAcactaaacatttttaacagtttaaacaaTAGTTTCTGTATTTGGCTAGCTTTTAGACTACAAACGCATTTTAACAACTAGGAGttcaacataaaataaacatgaatcatttttactttaaaatatacttttggtCTAATTATTCATGATTCATAATTGCATGTGAAAAAAAcgcattcatttaaatgtaatgacTTGTTGACATATTCAGCAGGACCACCTAAGCCCTCAGATTCTGGTCTAGCTCTATTCTGGTATTGCACAATTGTCATGATGCATTCAGTCCCTGGTGAATAAAATCGAATGGGCTACTTTTCAGCATCACattacagaagtaaacaaatagGTTGTGAATTTCACTTTGACATGAAAAGTGATctatgtaatataataatagcTAACCAGGCATTTTGTTGCAAAGGATGATTCTTACATATACAATGCAAACAAGACCTTGCTTGGTAATTAACAGTAAGTTTTCGAGTGCTAACCTTCAAACATAATTATATTTGTTACAAAATAGAACAAATAACACCTGAAATCATGCCAATCTAGTACTGTAAAGAATTATAAGTAAAAGCCATTCAAATTGTTGTAAAGCCGCAATGTTAAGAATTGCCATCAAGACAATTATGGAAGTATCCCGTTTTAATTTAAGTTCATATTGAGAGGGTTCATATTCATGGATATTTTAAAAGAGATCAATTTCCAATGTATTTCAAAGCATTTTCTCTATGCTATACTGTGTTCTCAGAAAGAGAacataataatgagaaatgtttagtccagtgttttaaatatgatattattaatatttgacatttcaaatttaaaatgttatttcaaaTTATTTGTTCTAAATAGCAATTATAGTTTAGAGATCAaaatgtaaccaaacaataaatGAGCACCATAACTTTCAAGAGTGACACCAAAGTATGCCTTTGGAAGACTTTTTAGAGAATAGCATTTTGTACATCACCACAAGACACTGAAGCCATGGCGTATTCGCTTTCTCTACCCTATGACAAAGAGGCCTAGCATTAGATTTCAAAGTTATGCTCCTCTATGTTTTGAAGAGTTGAACCGGGTTGTAGGCACCACCTCTGGCCCAGTTGATATTCATTGGAGTCCCACTTTAAGCTGGAAAAGTGGGTCTTTTGCAGAGCGCTGGGCTTTGTACCCAGCCAACCACTCCACCTCTACCTGACCCTGCTAGGTCATCGCAGGTTTAGAGATAGGGCCACAGCCAGAATGACACTGATCAAAATGAAGAACGGCAGCCACGTCTTTAGAAATCCCACACAGCTGTACAAATTAAAGAAAGATGTTGATAATTAAAGTCAAGACATGTTAAAGAAATGCGTATACACAAGAGGTGTTTATGTAAAATTCACCAGTGCAATGCTCTGGTGCTTGGTACGCTGTCCGTTTAAGGTGTTTCAAGTAAGTGTTTAGCACATTACTTTGTGGTAGCTAAGGTATCGTGGATGATTGCAGGACATTTTTTGGATGCTCTATGTGTCGCTAGTGTGTTTTGAGTGGCTGCTATTGGgctaaaaataatgatttacaaGTTACAGTTATAAGCTATATTTTTATATCAAGCCATCAGTCACCTGAACAATAATAGTTAATGTGTAACAAACACCAATTTAAACAGATGTCACAAAGCATGATGAATTAAACATGATTTGAAATTATTTGATCAGTCAGACAGTCTCTTCCTGTCAGTCCTTGGttacaaaaaactgcaaaatgaACCAGGCCTTATAATGACAGTTAAAAATTTGGTTCTGTGTGACTACCAATTACTCTACATTCTGATGCAACTGCCACAATCTGAAAGTTGAAGTACAAAATAGCTGCATCATCAGCTCAGTTCCTTTCTCAGTGACTGACTGAAATAACCATTCACATAATAAACAGTGACAGACGCTAACTGAACTCTTTGGGCTTGGAGTAGAATGCACTCAATACAACATCTTCAATTATACCTAGATGCCTTTGGGAATCACTACTAAAATCACACTACCCTTGCTTAGTCCCTGATGGCCATACCAACTGGTACTCTGAAGAAAGCTGTGTCTGGAACAATCCCTTATTAAACTTGCAGGGTGGACAGTTTCAGGTGCTCAGGCATTTTTAGCTGACATCCAAAACAGTGCACTGGGGCCAATTCTTCAGTCCTGAACTATGTCTAATCATTCAGTGGAGAGGGTTTGATAATGGTATTGGGTGAAGTTGGCAGCAGATCTAAATCTATAGGATCTGATTTCATGTAAACGTTTCTCACATACTGTAGCTGTACGATTCTTCACTGTATGCAGACTGGACATGTACCCAGACGCCTGAAAATGTTTAAGGGCCCTGAAGGCATACTGTTTTAGAAACATTACCTGCAACAAGACAGTTGAACTAATCCCTTTAAaccaataaattaaaatatttaaagtatcTGTCCATGTTCATTGCTTACCCAACTCTTAAGATGTCCTCACCTGACGTGTTTGCCATGAATGAGAGCGAGCAGACAGAGGTTCACCATATTCCATGATGTGCTGTTGTCATAGCGCATCAAGTTCAGAGCCATGGCAACGTGCGAGTGACAATTGTCACAACATAGGTTGTGCTGGACAACGAACAGAGATAATTGTCAGGAGGCTAAATTGtagtttatttacatgtatacTAATAAAAACTACTCCCAGGCActgcaaaaatgtaataacCGATAGAAGTGCACGGGAGGTGTGTGGTTTCTAGAAATGAAATGTAGAAACACACATATTACCATTCTCTGTTTATACTCTTCGCAGGCATTGTGAACGGCCGTGTCCCAGGCGTTAGATCCACTGATGTACACTTTACTTGCATCCAACATCCAATACCTGAGAAAAAAAGGCAGAGTGTTAAAATATGTAGCATGtctattatactgtatgtatcatACAAGGTCTACCCCTACAGTTCAGGACTTCAAAAAGATGCTCCCCAAACTCACTTTGTTGGTCTTCCAAAAGCCATGTTGTCCTCCTGCAAAAAAAGACACAAGTCAGTGCAGAGTGTCAACACTTTCTAAATAAATCAATCTAACTTTGCATCTTGAGAGTTTTCACATTAATAAGGATGCTTCCCGGGGATGATATGCATCTGATCAGAACCAGATAATCCCGTTCCATAACTCCATCTGCCAAATTTATTTGGTACTTGGTAAAGTGtacaatttttaaaaaacgAAAATATGTTTATGGCCCAGTAAAATGTGACTTTATGCCGCTATCAAACATTACCCATGAAGCAATGTGAAAACAGGACTGCACACAAATAGTAGCTCTTGAGAAATGACCTTTTGATTTATATTTCACAAAGAGTCTGAAGTATCTTTTCAGATAACCTGATGCCACATTGCCCTGCTCATTCCACATGCAAGACAAGCTTTAGTTCCTGTCTGCCACGAGCAGAGTTAAGTGCACTAGACTGCGGTGCACTTGAATGTGTGCTTGTCCGTGTCACAGCAGGTCAAATAACCACTTCTTGTGTTACTGGCTCCGCTCTACCCAAGATGTTTCCCTTTTGCTTCTGTCTTGTGTTTCTGAGAGATTTCTGTTGAAAAAGATAGTGTCCTAGCCTAAATCCATTATATTATATCAACTTGTCTTTTGTTTGAATAGCTTGTCTGAATTTGTATAGGATTCTTGCAATTTATGAACAAGCAGTCACATCTGCCACATAGTTTTATTAAATACCATGTGCATTATGGGATAGACTTGCCCTGATGGTGAATTCTGGGATAAtaccatttatttttaaaaagaggaCTCTAAAACTGTGGAAATGTCTGAGAAGATGGCAATTTGTAACCCAGACAGCTTACACAGGACAGACATGGAGCTTTTATCACATGTCATATTACAGCATGATACCTCCTCTGCTCAGCACCTTTGTGCACAGGTACAGATTGTCCTTTTGGAAATAATAGGACAAGTCTGTGCAAGGTCACCAAGATACCTAGTATTGAACTTTCTAGTGATTACCAGTGGGAATGGAATTTAAtgatataggaatttataggaAAAAAGACAGAGGACATTTTCTAGAAGAGCACTGGGAACTGAACTTCCATGTCAGCATGAGGCTGTTTGAGATCTCGAGTTTTGCAGTGACAGAGCAGTGACAGACAATATATTGGCCTGGATAATTAATTTGGTCATAGAATCATTTTGAGTgatttttaagtgaattttgtGTTTAGCAAATCAGTGGACATGTTATTTgctattataccatggtctgtctgaatactcgattctgattggctggacgGTGTGCAtttaatgcacaggtagttCCAATCAGTTTGACTACTGTTATAAATGAATGCACTGCCATTAATGTAATAAAATCTCACAGGATCTACACAGATCGGACGTTGCGCTTCAAGTGCTCACAGAAACAGCACCTAAACTTGTTGCCAACGTTGCCCTTGCGAGTCTGGACTGGGGCTAAAAAGGAGCCCTTGACTTCTTCTCCAAAAGTGAAGAACGCTTCGCCAGAATGCCTTTGGCACTTGCGTTCCGGGGATCCTACTGAGTTCATTCGCGTTCTGGCCCACATTTAAAAGCGGCCCACTGGAAAAAGTCCTGGTACTGCAGTTGGCCAGTCTGCCTTGACCCGTGACATTCATTCATAAACATCTgcattaaatccattaaaaaaatgcTATATCACAGCTTCACTATTCACacatctttctctcttttaattattaagtaaaaaaatatataattcattcaaataaatgtaatcCTATTGCACTGTATCTCTGTGTCGGATTTAAAGCGGGCGCAGTGCTAGAAATAATGAGCCGTAACTGTCAAAAATAATTGTAGCACTgcaaaacatcaataacagctttgaCTTgtatttaacttggcaaatgaccatggtataagtggGATAATCTGCGGCTagctgtgcattaaaggattttaatgcacttcgatTCGGGTGGTTCTTTGCCTCCGAGCTGTGCATTTAAATTCTTTAATGCACAGCTAGCCTTGGATTATCCTTTACTTAATGacttgttttgttaataaatatagCGATAAATTAAAGCGTAAATTGCATCCCTATTATGTTTGAGCTTGAGATGCTGTATGTAAGAGAGAACTGCAATAAAACAGGGTTGAAAATGTCATAACttaattttgtatgtttttggggCACACAACTTTAGTAACATTATAATTACGCCCAAgaggacaaaataaaaaagccatGTCATTGGGACAATGGAGACTATGCCCATGCAACAATGCCATTTAAAACTGACTATAATCACAAAAATAGCACAGGCTCTCTAGATACTGGCATaatttattgaaaaaataaatatcagtgGTAAAAACTGAAACACTATGGCAGAATTAGAGAAAATAAGAAACACTATTTTGGGGGGTCTTGTACTTACTGAGACAAAGTACGGCCCAGCAAAGTCCCGGATCACTCCAGAGGAGGTGCAGATGCCCATATGCCCAATAAATGGAAACAGCCACCTGAAACAAGTAGGATTAAAGTCACATTAAAACCCTTTTActtcttattttcttttaaaaccaatttgttttttgtatttatgttaGTCGCATTGGAATGGGAAGTTGTAGCAGGACATATCAAAGGCCGACTTTCTATTACTGTAAACTATCGATTAATAACTGCCGTGTCTGACAGCTTGAACCATGAATGAAATCAATAAaggtattttataatatttttaccaCCAACCTCATCTACATTAGTAAACCTGACAGAACAGAGGGGGATGAAAAGAAAAGCTGAGCATTGTGAACGATAACCTGAACGGCACATACCGAAACCTCAGGAGAGGTTGACTGAACACATGTCAACAGTATGTCGTCAGCTGGGTCTTCTGAGCTCTCCTCATTCGTCCGTACTTTTCACAGTGACAGTTAACTGCTGTAATCTATGTCAACTGGCCTATTGTTTAGATTTTTCCACcaaaaacaagttatttttattttataaagaaaagaaaCCGAATTGCTGTGTATGGAGTTGTTTTATTGAGGGGTTCTGTACAGTATTTCTGTGACTGTATAGACCCCTTTTGCATCACGATTACATCACagcattagctggaggcaaaacaaggggaaaactggaggcggccaatacaaaccatcGCACAGAGTCACCTACATAAtaaatttaaaatatcatcttgctCTGTTGTTAAATGCCAGAATCGACAGATTACAGACTCTAatctgatattttaacacatacctgctgcaATTGCCAGAAAAATGACCACAattgtagttaaacacaataaaaatcacCAGTAGAAACAATCTTCAAAAATGCTGCCGTTTTCACCGTAGACTTTATATCACTTAAGTTAAATAAACtcctgtcttttgttggtatgGATTATGGTTTGGGCCAGGGGactctttctg is part of the Triplophysa rosa linkage group LG16, Trosa_1v2, whole genome shotgun sequence genome and harbors:
- the tmem222b gene encoding transmembrane protein 222 isoform X2 → MADAVETDSMKNYNIAFERIDPSASRYPYCIVWTPIPVLSWLFPFIGHMGICTSSGVIRDFAGPYFVSEDNMAFGRPTKYWMLDASKVYISGSNAWDTAVHNACEEYKQRMHNLCCDNCHSHVAMALNLMRYDNSTSWNMVNLCLLALIHGKHVR
- the tmem222b gene encoding transmembrane protein 222 isoform X1, whose translation is MADAVETDSMKNYNIAFERIDPSASRYPYCIVWTPIPVLSWLFPFIGHMGICTSSGVIRDFAGPYFVSEDNMAFGRPTKYWMLDASKVYISGSNAWDTAVHNACEEYKQRMHNLCCDNCHSHVAMALNLMRYDNSTSWNMVNLCLLALIHGKHVSCVGFLKTWLPFFILISVILAVALSLNLR